From the genome of Corallococcus macrosporus DSM 14697:
CCCAGGAGAGGTAGCCCGGGTACAGGCCGTTGGTGGAGCCGCAGGTGGGCGTCGTCGGGCCGGACAGGTAGCAGGACGTCAGGCCCAGGTTGGCGCCGGCGATGCCGACGAAGGTGTCCACCGAGGACGTGAGCGGCGCGCCCACGTTGTACGAGCCGCCGTCCGCCGCGTCGTGGGCGGTGCCGCCCATGATGGCCTTGCGCGCCAGCGTCACGCCCATGGAGTGGGCGATGATGTCCACCTTCGAGGCCCCGGTGTACGCCTTCACCGCCTCGATGAACTTGCGCACCTTCATCACGTGCTGCTTCGAGTGGTACTGGTTCGGCGACTGGAGCGCGTTGGCCGGGCCCCACGTCGTCGCGTACAGCTCGCTCGTCTTGTAGCCCCGCGAGTGGAAGTACTCGATGGAGCTCGTCCAGCCCGTCTGGCCGAAGATGGAGCCCACCGCCTTGTCCGAGTTGCCGTGGATGAAGATGACGGGCTGCTTCGTCACCTTGTCGGAGGCGCTGGCCTTGCCGCCGTAGCTCCCGCCCGACAGGTCCGCGCGAACGAAGTCGTAGCTGCCGTAGCCGTTGGATGAGAGCCAGCTGCGGAAGTGCGTGGTGGCGCCGGAGGTGGAGACCGCCGCGGCCTCCACCGCGCCGAGCGCCTCTTCGTGGGACGCGATGTCCTCGCCACAGCCGGTGGTGATGCCAAGCAGCAGCGTGCTCGCGAGATACAGCGAAGGCCTCAGTCGCATGGGCATACTCCTTCGTTTGTTTTTGGAAGTCGCGTCCGGGACAGGGCCTGCCCTCGAGCGCGATACACAGTCTAGATACATCACCCGCGAGCGTCTTCCGCTGATTGGCCGTGCCTGCACGTTGTCGCGCTGCGTCGCGTGGTACTCAACGGGGCATGCGCGCACGCAAGGTCGTCATCCGCAAGGCCGGTGGGTACGAACAGCTCCACCTTGAAGAGGTGAATCAGGTTTCACCTGGATTGGGGGAGGTCCGGGTGGCCACGGAGGCCATCGGGGTGAACTACGCGGACTGCGTCATCCGCATGGGGCTGTACGCCTCCGCGAAGGAGTTCGTGGGGTGGCCCATCACCCCGGGCTTCGAGTTCGCCGGCCGGGTGGACGCCGTGGGCGAGGGCGTGGAGGACCTGGTGCCCGGCGCGCCGGTGTTCGGGGTGACGCGCTTCGGGGGGTATGCCACCCACGTCACGGTGCCTCGTCACCAGGTGTTCACCTTGCCCGCGCGGCTGAGCATGGCGCAGGCGGCGGGGTTCCCCACGGTGTTCCTCACCGCGTACTACGCGCTCTTCGAGCTGGCGCATCCGCGTCCGGGGGCCCACGTGCTGGTGCACTCCGCCGCGGGCGGCGTGGGCGGGGCGTTGTTGCAGTTGGGGCGCATCGCCGGGTGCCGGATGGTGGGCGTGGTGGGCGGGACGCACAAGGTGGAGACGGCCCGCGCGCAGGGGGCGGAGGTGGTCATCGACAAGAGCCGGGAGGACCTGTGGGCGGCGGCGGAGCGGGCGGCGCCTCGAGGGTATGACGTGGTGCTGGACGCGAACGGGCCTTCCACGCTGCGTGACAGCTACAAGCACCTGGCTTCGCCGGGGAAGCTGGTCATCTACGGGTTCCACTCCATGCTGCCTCGCACCGGCGGGCGGCCGAACTACGCGAAGCTGGCGTGGGACTGGCTCAGGACGCCGCGGTTCGATCCGCTGTCACTCACCAACGACAACACCAGCGTGCTGGCGTTCAACCTGTCGTACCTGTTCGAGCAGCGCGCGGTGCTGGAGGAGGCCATGGCGCGGCTGTTGGGCTGGGTGGAGGAGGGGAGGCTGGTGGCGCCGCCGGTGAAGTCGTTCCCCTTGGACGCGGTGGCGGAGGCGCACGGGGCGCTGGAGTCCGGGAGCACGGTGGGGAAGCTGGTGCTGGTGCCGTGAAGCAGGCGATTCCCTGCTGCCACCACGGTGGCAGCAGGGTGGCAGTACCTCATGCGTCTCACCTCAACCGGGACGCACACGATGTTCACTCTTTCGATCAATTGGCTCGCGGTGCTGCTCTCGACCGTGGCGCTGCAGATGCTCGGCGCGGCGTGGTTCATGGGGGTCATCCCAAAGCCGTATGCGCTGGCGCTCGAGCGCACCGACCTCGTGGACCGTAAGCCGGAGCCAATCTTCATCGCAGGTCCCCTGCTCTGCGGTCTCGTGGTGACGGTGGCGAACGCGATTCTGCTGCGTTCCTTTCATATCGACACGATGCCGGATGCGCTCGTGTTCGGAGCCATCAGCGGAATCGGTTATCTCGTCGCCACGGTGTTCAACGTGGCCATCAACCCGAACATCCCTCGGCCCGTCTTGTACGGTGCCATCAACGCGCCCTACTTCCTGCTCAGCAACCTCGTGAGCTGCGCTATCCTGACCGCGATGCCATAGCGCAGAGGACGCATGCGACGCGCTGACCGGCTGTTCGAGATTCTGCAGGTGCTCCGGCGGGCAAAGGGGCCGATGACGGCCAGCGCGATCGCCGAGCAGCTCGAGACGAGTCAACGCACGGTGTACCGGGACCTCGCGGCGTTGATGGCGCGCCGCGTGCCGATTCGAGGAGAAGCGGGGGTCGGCTACGTGCTCGAGCGCGGCTTCGACCTGCCGCCGTTGATGCTGACGCCGAGCGAAGTCGAGGCGGTGGTGCTCGGCGCACAGTGGGTGGCGGCCAACGCAGACAACACGTTGTCGGCAGCGGCGGGAGAGGTGTTGGCGAAGGTCGCCGCCATTGTGCCGAAGCACCTGCGCGAGCTGATTGACGACCCGGTGGTGGGCACTCCACCGGCGAAGCAGAGGCATCCGGACGGAACCGTCGACCTGAGCAGATTGCGGGAGTGGGCGCGGAAGCAATTGAAGCTCCACATCCACTACGCCGATGCGGAGGGCACGATGAGCAAGCGCACGGTGTGGCCGATTCTCGTGGGCTACGTGACAGGCGTTCGCGTGTTGGTCGCATGGTGTGAGCTTCGTCGGGACTTCCGGCTCTTCAGGACGGAGCGGCTCCTCAGCGTGGATTTCCTCGACGCGCCCTACACCGAGCGCCGTTCTGCGTTGCGCCGGCGCTGGGAAGCCCAGATGCGTCACACGAAGTAGCGCCGGGGCCGCGCGCTCGAAGGTCGTCCTGGACGCTGGCGCCGGTCGTCACCGTCACGAGCGGCGGCCCGCCGTGGCGGTAGGTCGCCGTTCGAGAATCACGCTCCATGGTCTAGCGTATCCGCCATGCCCATCGTCCATGACTGGCTGGCCCGACGCGCCGCGCTGGCCCCTGAGCGAATCGCCCTCATCGACGCGAACCACGGCGAGCGGCGCATCTCCTTTCGGGAATGGAATGAGGCGGCGTCGCGTACCGCCGCCTTCCTTCATCACGGGCTCGGCGTGGGCCGCGGGGACCGGGTCGCCGTGCTCGCCTACAACTGTGTCGAGTTCCTCGACCTCTTCTTCGCCTGCGCGAAGCTGGGCGCCATCCTCCAGCCCCTCAACTGGCGGCTGAGCGCCTCGGAGCTGGGCGGGCTGCTCGCGGACGCAGCGCCGTCCGTGCTCGTCTTCGGGCCGGAGTTCCGTGCCCAGGTGGAGGCCGTGCGGCCTGACGCGTCGTTCGTGCGCCACTGGCTCAGCCTCGCGGCGCCAGCGCAGGGGGAGCGGGCCTTCTCCGAGCGCGACACGCAGACGGAACTGTCCCTTCCGCCGCTGGAGCTGGAAGAGGATGCGCCGTGGGTGCTCTGCTACACGGGCGGGAGCACGGGCTTGCCGAAAGCCGCGGTCCTCACGCATCGCTCCATCACCGCCAACGCGGTGAACACCGTGATGGGCTGGGGGCTCACCGCCAACGACGTGGCCATCCTCAACGCGCCGCTGTTCCACGCGGGCGGGCTCAGCGTCTTCACCGCGCCGCTCGTCTACGTCGGCGGCGCCTCGGTGGTGTGCCGGAGCTTCGACGTGGAGGGGGTGTTCGACCTCGTGCGGCGGGGCGTGGTGAGCCTCGTCTTCGGAGTGCCCACCATGTTCATCGAGATGCAGCGCCACCCGCGCTTCGACGCGGTGGACCTGTCACGCCTCAAGCTGGTCATCAGCGGAGGCGCGCCGTGTCCCGGCCCTGTCTTCGAGCGCTTCTTCACCCGGGGCGTGGACTTCAAGACGGGCTATGGCCTCACCGAGGCGGGCCCGAACAACTTCTGGCTGCCGCCCGAAGACGTGCGGCGCAAACCGGGCGCCGTGGGCGTGCCGCTGTTCCACGTCGAGGCTCGCATCGACGGGGAGAGGCAGCCGGGCGACGTGGGCGAGCTGCTCCTGCGCGGCCCGCACCTGTGCGCGGGCTATTGGCGCCGCCCGGAGGACACTGCCCGCACCTTCGCGGGCGGCTGGTTGCATACCGGCGACCTGGCCACCCGGGACGCGGAGGGCTGCTTCCGCATCGTGGGCCGCAGCAAGGACCTCATCATCTCCGGCGGTGAGAACATCGACCCGTCGGAGGTGGAGAGCGTCCTCGCGGGCCACCCCGACGTGGCCGAGGTCGCCGTCATCGGCGTGCCGGACCCCAAGTGGGGTGAGACGCCGCGCGCGCTCGTCGTCCCGAGGCCGGGCACGGCGCCCTCCTCGGAGGCGCTGCTGGCCTTCTGTGAGGGCCGGCTGGCTCGCTACAAGACGCCGAAGTCGGTCCGCTTCATCGACGTCCTGCCGCGGACCTCCGCTGGCAAGGTGGATCGGCGCGCGCTCAGCGCCGCCCACGGCGCGCCTTGAGTTGCCCACAAGTCCTCCTCAGGCTGCTGGGGGCTGCTCGCTGCTCACGGCGCGACCTGAATCTGAGAGCGCGGCTCAGATGCGCTGCGCGACGAAGTCGCCACGGTGGCGCGCGGGTGCTGGAGCGCCAGCCCGGGGTGGGGACCCCCGTGCGAATCATGCTGCCGGGAGGCGCGCGGCTCACCCCCGCGCCGTGAAGCGCGCGGCCAGCTCCTGGAGCTTCGAGGCCCGCGCGCGCAGGTCCTCCACGGAGCGGGCAATCTGCCGCACGCCGGCCACCGACTCCGTCGAGCGCACCGACAGCGCCTGGATGCTCTCCGCGATGCGCTCCCCCGACGCGGACTGGCGCGTGTTCTCCTCCGCCATCCGCTCCACCTTCCCGCCAATCTCATTCACCCCAGCGAGCAGCCGCGACAGCGCGTCGCCCGCCGTGGAGGACAAGTCCAACCCTTCGTGCACCGCCCGGGTGCCCTGGCGCATCAGCTCCGCCGCCGCCCGCGTGTCCGACTCGTTCCGGCTCAGCAGCGTCTGCACCTGCCCCGCCGCGTCCCGCGTCCGGTTCGCCAGCTTGCGCACCTCGCCGGCCACCACCGCGAAGCCCTTGCCGTGCTGCCCGGCGCGCGCCGCTTCAATCGCGGTGTTCACCGCCAGGAGCTGCGTCTCCTCCGCCACCTGCTGGATGAGCCGCAGCATCTCCATCGTCGCCTTGCCCGACGCCTGGAGCCGCTCCACCGTCCGCGCCGCGCCCTCCACCACCTCCACGATTTCCGCCATCTTCCGCAGCGCCTGTCCCACCGCCGCGCCACCCTCGCGCGCCACTTGGCCGTTGGCCGCCGCCGTGCGCGCCGCCGCGCGGGCCGCCTCCGCGCCCTGGGACACCTGCTCGCTCATCGCCTGCACCGTCTGCGCCGCGCGCTGGAGCGAGTCCGACTGCTCGCGTGTCGTCACCGACAGCGCGTCCGCGGAGGCGCGGATGCGCTCGGCGTCCGCCGCCGTGGCCCCCGCCGCGTCCACCAGCGCCGCCACCACCTCGTGCAGCCCCGCCACCATGGTGTTGAAGGCCGCCGCGAGCTGGCCCACCTCGTCCGACGAGCGCACCTCCACCCGCGCGTCCAAATCTCCCCGCGCCACCCGGTGCGCCGCCTGCGCCAGCGCCCGCACCGGCCGCACCACCCGCCGCGACACGTAGATGCCCGCCGCCAACGCCAGCACCAGCGCGCCCCCCACCGCCAGGAGGATGCGCTGGCGCACCGCCGCCACCTCGCGCTCGATGTCCTCCACGTACACGCCCGTGCCCAGCACCCAGCCCCAGGGCGCGAAGAGCTTCACGTAGCTCTCCTTCGGGATGGCCTCCGGCGAGCCCGGCCGCGTGGCCTCGTAGGACACCGCGCCCTCGCCCTGCTCCCGCGCCAGCGTGACGATGTCCACGAACACCGGCTTGCCGCGCACGTCGCGGTAGCCCTTCAGGTCCTTGCCCAGCATGTCCGGCAGGTGCGGATGCATGACGAGCCGGGTGTCCAAATCATTGACCCAGAAATACTCCACCTGGGAGTAGCGCAGCCGCTCCAGCAGCGCCGCCGCCTGCGCTTGCGCCTCCTGCCGCGTCAGCGTGCCCGCCCGCTCCCGGGCCTCGTACGCCTCCAGCACGCCGTAGGCCGTCTCCACCGCCTGCTTCAATCCCAGGACGCGGTCCTCGCGAAGCTGCTCCCGCAACTGTGGCAGCACGAACCCCAGGATGACGACGAGCAGCGGCAGCGCCACCACGCTCATCGCCACGCACAGCTTCACCAGCAAATTCCGGCTGACCGCCATCGGCCCCCAGCGTATCCGCCGGACCTTCGCGCCGCTCGTTCACCTGAGTCTGGAAGCACCCCCGGTATCACTCCCCCACAGGTTCACACACCCGGTGAGGTCTTCCATGTCGCACCAAACCCTGTATTTCCAGATAGATATGGCTCCATGTGAAGCCCTTACGCGCACGCTGAAAACATGAACCAACCCTAGAGGGCGGGTTGGCGTGCAGGACTCGACGGAACCGTAGGAACTTCGCCGCACAACGTGACAGGTTCTCCGGGGGCCCAGGGGGCTTCGCGTGATGGAGCACCCCGCATGGGCCTGTCCGCCGCCATTCTCCGTCGAGGAAAGGCCGCGTGCGCGCGTCGTGAACGGACCCCGCGAGTCCACCTCGTGCACAGCAACCCTATGGGTGAACAATTGGAGACTGACCCGGCAAGTTCTGTCTGTCTGCCCCCATACGTCCTATGCCAGCGGCCAAACGTTTCGGGTCGGTAAGGCATGGACAAGAAACTCGCAACCACCATCGGAGCTGCCGCGCGCGTCGCTCGCACCCGTCTGGAGCTCACCCAGGCGGACGTGGCCGAGCGTATCGATGTGGCCACCGAGGTCTACGGGCGCCTGGAGCGCGGCGGGATGCTGCCCAGCGTGCAGACGCTGCTGAAGCTGTGCCACGAACTGCACGTCTCCGCGGACGAGCTCCTGGGGCTGTCCGCGAACGGCGCCAACGGGGGCTCGCGTCCCGGCGAGCCGCCCACCGCGCCGCAGGAGCGCCCCGAGGTGCGGCGCCTGCTGCGCACCGTGCGCCCGCTGGAGCCCGCGAAGGTGAAGCTGCTGGGGCTGGTGGCCAACGCGCTCAACCGCCGCTGAAACCCCGCCCTCAATCCCTCACAGCTCGGAGAGGATCCGGTCCAACTCGTCAGGCTTCACGGGCTTGACGAGGTGGCGGTCGAAGCCCGAGCGCAGCGCCTGGTCCCGTCCCTCGGGGCCGCCATAGCCTGTCATCGCCACCAGCCGGATGCCGTTGCCCACCCGGGCGCGCAGCGCCTCCGCCACGCGGTAGCCGTCCAGTCCCGGCAGGCCGATGTCCACCAGCGCCAGCTCCGGCGGCTGCGACACCGCGAGCGCCACGCCCTGCAGGCCGTCCGGCGCCACCGCCACCTGGTGGCCCCACAGCTCCAGCAAATCCCTCATGGCCTGACGCGCGTCCGCGTTGTCCTCCACCAGCAGGACGCGCCGGCCGCGGCGGAGGTCCGCCACCTGGCGCGCGGGCGCGGGGGCGCCCACCGCGTGGTCCAGGGGCAGCTTCACCACGAACTCACTGCCCGTGCCCGGGCCGTCACTGTGCGCCAGCACCTCGCCGCCGTGGAGCTGGACGAGCTTGCGCACCAGCGTCAGGCCAATGCCCAGGCCGCCGCGCGTGCGCTCCAGGGACGTGTCCGCCTGGGCGAACAGCTCGAAGATGCGCGGCAGCACCCCCAGCGGGATGCCGATGCCGGTGTCCTTCACCCGCACCACCGCCCGGGCCGAGCCGTCCACGCCCTCCTGCGCCACGTCCAGGCGGACGCCGCCGGCGTCGGTGTACTTGATGGCGTTGTCGAGCAGGTTGGTGAAGACCTGCTCCAGCCGCGTGGCGTCCGCGTGCAGCCACAGCGGGCCTGGGGGCAGGGTGACCTCCAGGCCCAGCCCGCGCGCGTCCGCCATGGGCTGCAGGACCTGCAGCACCTGCCGCAGCACGGGAATCAGGTCCACGCGGCCGGGGCGCAGCTCCACCCTGTCGCGGGTGATGCGGCTGACGTCCAGCAGGTCATCCACCAGCCGCGCCAGGTGGTTCGTCTGGCGCTGGATGATGCCGCGCATGCGCGCTTCCTTGTCATCGCTGGCGGGCCGGCGCTCCAGGATGCCAATGGCCGTCATGATGGCGGCCAGCGGGTTGCGCAGCTCGTGTCCGAGCATGGCCAGGAACTCGTCCTTGCGGCGGTCCATCTCCGCCAGCTCGTTGGCGCGGTGGCGCGCCACCTGCTCCGCGTGGCGCAGGCGCAGGAGCGACTTCACCGTGGCGACGAGCTCGGCGCCCTCGAAGGGCTGGGTGAGGTAGGCGTCCGCGCCGCCCTCCAGGCCGCGCACCTTCTTGTCGGACGTGACGAAGGTGGCGGAGGTGTGCAGCACCGCCATGGAGGCGGTGTTGGGGTCGGCGCGCAGGCGCTCGCAGACCTCGTAGCCGCTGATGTCCGGCAGCTTCACGTCCAGGATGACGACGTCCGGGTGGTGCTGCTGCGCCATCAGCAGCGCGCCCATGCCGGTGGCCGCCTCCAGCACGTTGTAGCCCGCGAGCGCCAGGATGCGGTTGACGAGGTAGCGGTTGGCGTCGTCGTCGTTGACGTTGAGGACGGTGGCCAGACGGGGTTCAACCACGGCGGCTCCCTTCCGTCAGGGCCTGGGAGCCCAGGCCGGCCTTGGACAGGGCGTCCCGGATGCGGGTGATGGCCACCTCGCGGCTCAGCGTGTGCTTGGCCAGGATGGCGGCCGTCTCCTTCGCCAGGCGCGTGCGCTCGTCCTCCTTCAGCTCGTGCGAGGTGTGGAGGATGACGGGCACGTCGCGCGTGCGCGGGTCCGCCTTCA
Proteins encoded in this window:
- a CDS encoding lipase family protein; the encoded protein is MRLRPSLYLASTLLLGITTGCGEDIASHEEALGAVEAAAVSTSGATTHFRSWLSSNGYGSYDFVRADLSGGSYGGKASASDKVTKQPVIFIHGNSDKAVGSIFGQTGWTSSIEYFHSRGYKTSELYATTWGPANALQSPNQYHSKQHVMKVRKFIEAVKAYTGASKVDIIAHSMGVTLARKAIMGGTAHDAADGGSYNVGAPLTSSVDTFVGIAGANLGLTSCYLSGPTTPTCGSTNGLYPGYLSWGSVYGRSSYLNDLRSKSGYEGAFRYSIYSTADEIIGYDGIVYGEYTSRIPGQTGEKRYTGYPYGHFNSKDLTAEVQYGMVVNHTIP
- a CDS encoding helix-turn-helix transcriptional regulator; translated protein: MDKKLATTIGAAARVARTRLELTQADVAERIDVATEVYGRLERGGMLPSVQTLLKLCHELHVSADELLGLSANGANGGSRPGEPPTAPQERPEVRRLLRTVRPLEPAKVKLLGLVANALNRR
- a CDS encoding DUF1761 domain-containing protein, which gives rise to MFTLSINWLAVLLSTVALQMLGAAWFMGVIPKPYALALERTDLVDRKPEPIFIAGPLLCGLVVTVANAILLRSFHIDTMPDALVFGAISGIGYLVATVFNVAINPNIPRPVLYGAINAPYFLLSNLVSCAILTAMP
- a CDS encoding methyl-accepting chemotaxis protein, whose protein sequence is MAVSRNLLVKLCVAMSVVALPLLVVILGFVLPQLREQLREDRVLGLKQAVETAYGVLEAYEARERAGTLTRQEAQAQAAALLERLRYSQVEYFWVNDLDTRLVMHPHLPDMLGKDLKGYRDVRGKPVFVDIVTLAREQGEGAVSYEATRPGSPEAIPKESYVKLFAPWGWVLGTGVYVEDIEREVAAVRQRILLAVGGALVLALAAGIYVSRRVVRPVRALAQAAHRVARGDLDARVEVRSSDEVGQLAAAFNTMVAGLHEVVAALVDAAGATAADAERIRASADALSVTTREQSDSLQRAAQTVQAMSEQVSQGAEAARAAARTAAANGQVAREGGAAVGQALRKMAEIVEVVEGAARTVERLQASGKATMEMLRLIQQVAEETQLLAVNTAIEAARAGQHGKGFAVVAGEVRKLANRTRDAAGQVQTLLSRNESDTRAAAELMRQGTRAVHEGLDLSSTAGDALSRLLAGVNEIGGKVERMAEENTRQSASGERIAESIQALSVRSTESVAGVRQIARSVEDLRARASKLQELAARFTARG
- a CDS encoding acyl-CoA synthetase; protein product: MPIVHDWLARRAALAPERIALIDANHGERRISFREWNEAASRTAAFLHHGLGVGRGDRVAVLAYNCVEFLDLFFACAKLGAILQPLNWRLSASELGGLLADAAPSVLVFGPEFRAQVEAVRPDASFVRHWLSLAAPAQGERAFSERDTQTELSLPPLELEEDAPWVLCYTGGSTGLPKAAVLTHRSITANAVNTVMGWGLTANDVAILNAPLFHAGGLSVFTAPLVYVGGASVVCRSFDVEGVFDLVRRGVVSLVFGVPTMFIEMQRHPRFDAVDLSRLKLVISGGAPCPGPVFERFFTRGVDFKTGYGLTEAGPNNFWLPPEDVRRKPGAVGVPLFHVEARIDGERQPGDVGELLLRGPHLCAGYWRRPEDTARTFAGGWLHTGDLATRDAEGCFRIVGRSKDLIISGGENIDPSEVESVLAGHPDVAEVAVIGVPDPKWGETPRALVVPRPGTAPSSEALLAFCEGRLARYKTPKSVRFIDVLPRTSAGKVDRRALSAAHGAP
- a CDS encoding synaptic vesicle VAT-1 family membrane protein; its protein translation is MRARKVVIRKAGGYEQLHLEEVNQVSPGLGEVRVATEAIGVNYADCVIRMGLYASAKEFVGWPITPGFEFAGRVDAVGEGVEDLVPGAPVFGVTRFGGYATHVTVPRHQVFTLPARLSMAQAAGFPTVFLTAYYALFELAHPRPGAHVLVHSAAGGVGGALLQLGRIAGCRMVGVVGGTHKVETARAQGAEVVIDKSREDLWAAAERAAPRGYDVVLDANGPSTLRDSYKHLASPGKLVIYGFHSMLPRTGGRPNYAKLAWDWLRTPRFDPLSLTNDNTSVLAFNLSYLFEQRAVLEEAMARLLGWVEEGRLVAPPVKSFPLDAVAEAHGALESGSTVGKLVLVP
- a CDS encoding helix-turn-helix transcriptional regulator, which produces MRRADRLFEILQVLRRAKGPMTASAIAEQLETSQRTVYRDLAALMARRVPIRGEAGVGYVLERGFDLPPLMLTPSEVEAVVLGAQWVAANADNTLSAAAGEVLAKVAAIVPKHLRELIDDPVVGTPPAKQRHPDGTVDLSRLREWARKQLKLHIHYADAEGTMSKRTVWPILVGYVTGVRVLVAWCELRRDFRLFRTERLLSVDFLDAPYTERRSALRRRWEAQMRHTK
- a CDS encoding response regulator encodes the protein MVEPRLATVLNVNDDDANRYLVNRILALAGYNVLEAATGMGALLMAQQHHPDVVILDVKLPDISGYEVCERLRADPNTASMAVLHTSATFVTSDKKVRGLEGGADAYLTQPFEGAELVATVKSLLRLRHAEQVARHRANELAEMDRRKDEFLAMLGHELRNPLAAIMTAIGILERRPASDDKEARMRGIIQRQTNHLARLVDDLLDVSRITRDRVELRPGRVDLIPVLRQVLQVLQPMADARGLGLEVTLPPGPLWLHADATRLEQVFTNLLDNAIKYTDAGGVRLDVAQEGVDGSARAVVRVKDTGIGIPLGVLPRIFELFAQADTSLERTRGGLGIGLTLVRKLVQLHGGEVLAHSDGPGTGSEFVVKLPLDHAVGAPAPARQVADLRRGRRVLLVEDNADARQAMRDLLELWGHQVAVAPDGLQGVALAVSQPPELALVDIGLPGLDGYRVAEALRARVGNGIRLVAMTGYGGPEGRDQALRSGFDRHLVKPVKPDELDRILSEL